A genomic segment from Neobacillus sp. YX16 encodes:
- a CDS encoding MTH1187 family thiamine-binding protein: MAIVDITVIPVGTGTPSVSEYVAEIQKVLQQYEGSVKYQLTPMSTLIEGDLKLLLEIVQELHEVPFQKGLQRVCTNVRIDDRRDKENTMERKLQSVQAKL, translated from the coding sequence ATGGCGATAGTCGATATTACAGTTATTCCAGTTGGGACAGGCACACCTAGTGTTAGTGAGTATGTAGCTGAAATTCAAAAAGTGCTTCAACAGTATGAAGGAAGTGTGAAGTATCAGTTAACTCCAATGAGTACGCTTATTGAAGGTGATTTAAAATTATTGCTTGAGATTGTTCAAGAACTGCATGAAGTACCGTTTCAGAAAGGTTTGCAAAGAGTATGTACGAATGTTCGAATTGATGATCGGCGCGACAAAGAAAATACAATGGAGCGTAAGTTACAATCGGTTCAGGCAAAATTATAG
- a CDS encoding DUF192 domain-containing protein, which translates to MKNRIKLFGFLFRPKKETSLLTKMIKVYSGERTINITVQVADTPKIRDKGLMFVEKLPENEGMLFVFSGETYGGFWMKNTLIPLSIAFLDADGKILKILDMVPCKEDICPTYDPEIYYHYALEVNLGWFENNQIKEGDFVKFDNNHFI; encoded by the coding sequence TTGAAAAATAGAATTAAATTATTTGGTTTTCTATTTCGTCCAAAAAAAGAAACAAGTCTTCTAACGAAAATGATAAAAGTTTACAGTGGAGAAAGGACAATCAACATCACCGTTCAAGTTGCAGATACTCCAAAAATAAGAGACAAGGGCTTAATGTTTGTAGAAAAGTTACCCGAAAACGAGGGGATGCTATTTGTGTTTTCAGGTGAAACATATGGCGGTTTCTGGATGAAAAATACCTTAATTCCTTTATCAATTGCATTTCTTGATGCAGATGGGAAAATTCTAAAAATACTAGATATGGTGCCATGTAAAGAGGATATATGTCCTACCTATGATCCAGAAATTTATTATCATTATGCTCTCGAAGTGAATCTTGGATGGTTTGAAAATAATCAAATCAAAGAAGGTGATTTTGTAAAGTTTGATAATAATCATTTCATCTAA
- a CDS encoding glycoside hydrolase domain-containing protein, producing the protein MKTGKLIWVILISVILVLPILLVSFHQDIMPTTTEPMKEPKTVTETSKEGDAPDKQPQPQPQQEPEPEPQPQQEPEPQPAPPPQEPPQILWGVDTASKLDQAFLQCVVDNYGKPAVFGRYLETKEGVSTGLTPEEVELLHKQGIKIIPIYNHFTNATTYENGAQEAQAGIAYAQQIGIPEGKAIFADIEPTYPVDEAFIQGWVDTLLGSPYEPGIYGVFTNDSELTTAYQAAIASNQNVQSQTIIWSSNPDPGVTPQAKAPEFQPGAPENVPVSIWQYGIDGETCNIDTNLIQSNIIDFLW; encoded by the coding sequence ATGAAAACAGGTAAATTGATTTGGGTTATTTTGATAAGTGTTATACTGGTTCTCCCAATACTCCTTGTTTCTTTTCATCAAGATATCATGCCAACAACTACAGAACCCATGAAAGAACCAAAAACTGTTACAGAGACCAGTAAAGAAGGAGATGCGCCAGATAAACAACCACAGCCACAACCACAGCAAGAACCAGAACCTGAACCTCAACCACAGCAAGAACCAGAACCTCAACCTGCACCGCCACCACAGGAGCCGCCTCAAATATTATGGGGAGTCGATACCGCTAGTAAGCTAGATCAAGCTTTTTTACAATGTGTTGTGGATAACTATGGGAAGCCTGCTGTCTTTGGAAGATATTTGGAGACCAAAGAAGGGGTATCGACTGGTTTGACACCAGAAGAAGTGGAGCTTCTTCATAAGCAGGGAATTAAAATTATCCCCATTTACAACCACTTTACAAATGCAACAACTTATGAAAATGGCGCTCAAGAAGCTCAAGCGGGGATAGCCTATGCACAACAGATAGGAATCCCGGAGGGGAAAGCGATTTTCGCAGATATTGAACCGACTTACCCAGTTGATGAAGCGTTTATCCAAGGCTGGGTCGACACCTTACTTGGCTCGCCTTATGAGCCTGGTATCTATGGGGTTTTTACCAACGATAGTGAACTTACCACTGCCTATCAGGCAGCTATTGCATCCAATCAGAATGTTCAATCCCAAACGATCATCTGGAGTAGTAACCCGGATCCTGGCGTAACTCCCCAGGCCAAAGCCCCAGAATTCCAGCCAGGCGCACCTGAAAATGTACCAGTCTCGATTTGGCAATATGGAATTGATGGAGAAACCTGTAACATCGATACGAATCTAATACAATCTAATATCATAGATTTTTTATGGTAG
- a CDS encoding class I SAM-dependent methyltransferase produces MNTKDKWNLKHMDRLTQLKEPQPNPRLKKLASYFKEGGTALDIACGLGGNSLFLAGMNNQVEAIDISDVAINYVQEQAAKDNLSVQPRVTDLTNLDALNWPNNPFDFIVMSYYLDRSLFPIVKNVLKDGGYFFMETYYQSPYIEEQGVSEQYKLKSNELLAEFGDWKVLYFEENEQEGWQSIFCQKR; encoded by the coding sequence ATGAACACGAAAGACAAATGGAATCTGAAACATATGGATCGATTAACTCAGCTAAAGGAACCTCAACCAAACCCAAGATTAAAGAAGCTAGCCTCTTATTTTAAGGAAGGCGGTACGGCCTTGGATATAGCTTGTGGTCTTGGTGGAAACAGTTTGTTCCTTGCGGGAATGAACAATCAAGTCGAGGCAATTGATATTTCAGATGTTGCAATCAACTATGTCCAAGAACAGGCAGCCAAAGATAATCTCAGTGTGCAACCTCGAGTAACAGATTTAACAAATTTGGATGCATTAAATTGGCCGAATAACCCCTTTGACTTTATTGTTATGTCCTATTACCTAGATCGCTCACTGTTTCCCATTGTAAAGAACGTTTTAAAAGATGGGGGTTATTTCTTTATGGAAACCTACTATCAATCACCGTACATAGAGGAACAAGGGGTCTCCGAGCAATATAAACTAAAGTCAAATGAGTTGTTAGCAGAATTTGGAGATTGGAAGGTTCTTTATTTTGAAGAGAACGAACAAGAAGGTTGGCAATCGATCTTTTGTCAGAAACGCTAA
- a CDS encoding DNA alkylation repair protein, translating to MDFETVMQELEALSNERLKKMYIGNGAQEPLFGVATGKMKPIAKKIKINQPLAEQLYATRNYDAMYFAGIIADPMAMTEADFDRWMDGAYFYMLSDYVVAVTLAEADIAQVIADKWIASGEELRMSAGWSCYCWLLGNRPDSEFSSSKLAGMLDQVEKTIHDSPDRTKSAMNNFIYTVAISFLPLHEKAIETAKSIGPVEMKRGKKKPSILLASENIQKELDRGKLGFKRKYVRC from the coding sequence ATGGATTTTGAAACGGTAATGCAGGAACTGGAAGCTCTCAGCAATGAAAGATTGAAAAAGATGTACATAGGAAATGGTGCACAGGAACCGCTTTTTGGTGTAGCTACAGGTAAAATGAAGCCGATTGCAAAAAAAATTAAGATAAATCAGCCATTGGCCGAGCAGCTTTACGCCACTAGGAACTACGATGCCATGTATTTTGCCGGCATCATTGCGGACCCAATGGCAATGACGGAGGCTGATTTTGATCGTTGGATGGATGGAGCGTATTTTTATATGCTGTCAGATTATGTAGTCGCAGTCACTTTGGCAGAAGCTGATATTGCACAAGTTATTGCCGATAAATGGATCGCAAGCGGTGAAGAACTTAGAATGTCGGCAGGCTGGAGCTGTTACTGCTGGCTTTTGGGTAATCGCCCGGATAGTGAATTTAGCTCAAGCAAGCTTGCCGGTATGCTTGACCAGGTGGAAAAAACGATTCACGATTCTCCTGATCGAACGAAATCTGCTATGAATAATTTTATTTACACAGTCGCAATTTCCTTTCTGCCACTACATGAAAAGGCAATTGAAACCGCAAAGTCAATTGGCCCAGTTGAGATGAAGAGGGGTAAGAAAAAACCCAGCATCCTGCTAGCTTCAGAAAATATTCAAAAGGAATTAGATAGAGGGAAGCTTGGTTTCAAACGAAAATATGTAAGGTGTTAG
- a CDS encoding OFA family MFS transporter, with translation MHTKNRWLIALSAVGIHISIGSVYAWSVFTKPLQQEMGWGLKQISFTFSLAILFLGLSAAFLGHFVEKFGPRAAGTLSALFFGVGVAGAGFAIQVESLLLLYLFYGMIAGIGLGVGYITPVSTLVKWFPDRRGLATGLAIMGFGFASLISSPIMNYLIVNYGISNTFYLLGAAYFIIIFCSAQYLAPPKAGWVPKGTEAAGHKSGGMKIKQDLRQLTANEAVRTRQFWALWLMLFINVTCGIAILSVASPMAQELVGMSATGAATMVGIMGLFNGGGRIVWATISDYIGRPNVYTLFFAFQIVAFFMLPNITVAILFSIIVYMIMTCYGGGFSSIPAYIGDLFGTKQLGAIHGYILTAWAAAGLAGPIFVSWVRETTGSYQGTLVIFSGIFIVALTVSILIRLDIKKIRTMSENQMMKNAGNF, from the coding sequence ATGCATACAAAAAATCGTTGGTTAATCGCTTTGTCAGCGGTTGGAATACATATTTCGATTGGATCAGTTTACGCTTGGAGTGTTTTCACAAAACCACTTCAACAAGAAATGGGCTGGGGATTAAAGCAAATTTCCTTTACGTTTAGCTTGGCCATTCTATTCTTAGGGTTATCAGCAGCCTTCTTAGGGCATTTTGTAGAGAAGTTTGGTCCGAGAGCAGCTGGAACACTAAGTGCTTTGTTTTTTGGAGTTGGAGTTGCAGGGGCAGGTTTTGCCATTCAAGTAGAATCATTGCTATTACTCTATTTATTTTATGGAATGATCGCTGGAATTGGGTTGGGAGTTGGATATATTACACCGGTTTCTACACTGGTAAAGTGGTTCCCTGACAGAAGAGGACTTGCTACTGGACTAGCGATTATGGGATTTGGATTTGCTTCCTTAATCAGCAGTCCGATTATGAATTATTTAATCGTGAATTATGGAATTTCGAATACCTTTTATCTATTAGGAGCGGCCTACTTCATTATCATATTTTGTTCTGCTCAATATCTTGCTCCGCCGAAAGCGGGCTGGGTACCGAAGGGTACCGAGGCAGCAGGCCATAAATCAGGCGGTATGAAAATAAAACAGGATTTGCGTCAGTTAACTGCCAATGAAGCAGTCAGAACAAGACAGTTTTGGGCTTTGTGGTTGATGTTATTTATCAATGTTACCTGTGGAATTGCGATTCTTTCTGTTGCATCGCCGATGGCGCAAGAGTTAGTAGGAATGTCAGCAACTGGGGCAGCAACAATGGTTGGAATCATGGGGTTATTTAACGGAGGTGGAAGGATTGTCTGGGCTACCATCTCTGATTACATCGGAAGACCAAATGTCTACACACTATTCTTTGCTTTTCAAATTGTTGCTTTTTTTATGCTTCCAAATATAACAGTAGCTATTCTATTTTCTATAATCGTTTATATGATCATGACTTGTTATGGAGGAGGCTTTTCTTCCATACCTGCCTATATCGGTGATTTGTTTGGAACGAAGCAGCTTGGGGCTATTCATGGATATATTTTGACTGCATGGGCAGCAGCCGGTCTAGCAGGACCCATTTTTGTATCATGGGTCAGGGAAACAACCGGAAGCTATCAAGGGACATTAGTCATTTTTTCAGGAATCTTTATTGTCGCTCTAACCGTTTCAATCCTCATCCGTCTTGATATCAAGAAAATAAGGACAATGAGCGAAAATCAAATGATGAAAAATGCGGGGAATTTTTAG
- a CDS encoding oxidoreductase, with protein MKNIIIVTIFIMICITVATFFFEMHPELTTPGMNQPIEEHEAKESEPLQTSPLLPIYEDDSIGYSLQNDQLQITLNKGRDWILVPVEKEKLFAGEYNGNEQELIGNSYILTKNRAAFLYSEGNSVKLKYSLNHGETWEDSVVTAQYPPIRFRKVEFLNEKFGYVIISGDRTMSQEWTTVYITNDGGKHWKETTHSNVTRLIYDGGFVGENTGFLSFGILNPVEPDLYITQDSGNSWSKANITIPEKYHEIFVMAEVPFKEEDHLAVNINQGPNGDYEGGKIKGKFISNDNGKTWEFSLEVLPNEFE; from the coding sequence GTGAAAAATATTATTATCGTTACAATTTTTATAATGATTTGTATAACCGTTGCTACATTCTTTTTCGAAATGCACCCAGAATTAACTACGCCAGGAATGAATCAACCAATTGAAGAGCATGAAGCGAAAGAATCAGAACCGCTTCAAACAAGCCCATTACTGCCAATTTATGAAGACGACTCAATCGGATACTCGCTACAAAACGATCAATTACAAATCACCTTGAATAAAGGAAGAGATTGGATCTTAGTCCCCGTTGAAAAAGAGAAATTATTTGCAGGAGAATATAATGGGAACGAGCAAGAACTAATTGGAAATAGCTATATCCTTACGAAAAATCGTGCTGCCTTTTTATATTCAGAAGGCAACAGCGTCAAATTGAAATATTCTCTAAACCATGGAGAAACATGGGAAGATAGTGTTGTGACGGCTCAATATCCTCCAATCCGTTTCCGAAAGGTTGAATTTTTAAATGAAAAGTTTGGTTATGTCATCATCTCAGGTGATCGAACGATGTCACAAGAATGGACGACCGTATATATCACGAATGATGGCGGTAAGCATTGGAAAGAGACAACCCATTCAAATGTCACTAGATTAATTTATGATGGAGGCTTTGTTGGCGAAAACACAGGCTTCCTTTCATTCGGAATCCTTAATCCTGTTGAACCAGATCTTTACATCACACAAGATAGTGGGAATTCATGGAGTAAAGCAAATATTACGATTCCAGAAAAGTATCATGAAATCTTTGTGATGGCTGAAGTCCCTTTTAAAGAAGAAGACCATTTGGCCGTTAATATCAATCAAGGGCCTAATGGGGACTATGAAGGTGGGAAAATAAAGGGGAAATTTATTTCAAACGATAACGGAAAAACGTGGGAGTTTTCCTTGGAAGTCCTGCCAAATGAATTCGAATAA
- a CDS encoding MBL fold metallo-hydrolase — MLLKKNFSQQMINGVQAGNGTVAFQGVKLNVHSFAADGVLIDTGAASLEKEFQPFFKQLDIDQVVITHFHEDHTGCAAYLQKELQLPIYMNDMKLDYCKQKPDYPLYRKVFWGKRHPFHAKAIGKTFSSRNAIWDVIDTPGHAIDHLAFLNRETGQLFTGDLYCQEKTKVILREESIPTIIDSLQRVLTYDFGEVFCCHAGFLKDGRAALQRKLDYLLELQGKIIMLHKDGLSPNQISKTLFPKKYPITFLSRGEWESMHIINSIIQEQKFIEH; from the coding sequence ATGTTGCTTAAGAAGAATTTCAGCCAGCAGATGATAAATGGGGTTCAAGCTGGAAACGGTACGGTTGCATTTCAAGGGGTAAAATTAAATGTTCATAGCTTCGCCGCAGACGGTGTTCTCATTGATACGGGTGCAGCTTCATTAGAAAAGGAGTTCCAACCATTTTTCAAACAACTAGATATTGACCAAGTGGTTATCACACATTTTCATGAAGATCATACAGGTTGTGCGGCTTATTTACAAAAAGAATTGCAGCTGCCAATTTATATGAATGATATGAAACTGGATTATTGTAAACAGAAGCCAGATTATCCATTGTATCGAAAGGTTTTCTGGGGGAAGCGCCATCCTTTTCATGCAAAGGCAATTGGAAAAACTTTTTCATCCCGCAATGCCATATGGGACGTAATTGATACACCTGGTCATGCGATTGATCATTTGGCTTTTTTAAATCGGGAAACTGGCCAGCTATTCACTGGGGATTTGTATTGCCAGGAAAAGACAAAGGTTATTTTACGTGAAGAAAGCATTCCAACCATTATTGACTCCTTACAGAGAGTATTAACTTATGATTTTGGGGAGGTATTTTGCTGCCATGCAGGCTTTTTAAAGGATGGGCGTGCTGCTTTACAGAGAAAGCTAGATTACTTGTTGGAACTCCAAGGAAAAATTATAATGCTCCACAAAGATGGATTGTCACCTAATCAAATTAGCAAAACCCTTTTTCCAAAAAAATATCCCATCACCTTTCTTTCTAGAGGCGAATGGGAATCTATGCATATAATAAACTCGATTATTCAAGAACAAAAGTTTATTGAGCATTGA
- the purT gene encoding formate-dependent phosphoribosylglycinamide formyltransferase, translated as MFGTQTKKVMLLGSGELGKETIIEAQRLGLETIAVDRYENAPAMQVAHRSYVVDMLDGEALRRVIEKEKPDLVVPEIEAIATETLVDLENEGFRIVPTAKAVNLTMDREGIRRLASEELGIPTAKYAFADTLYELRNAVLKIGTPCVIKPIMSSSGKGQTVCRSIEDIECSWNEAMAGGRGKKSRMIVEEFIHFDSEVTLLTVRSASGTTFCAPIGHLQKDGDYIESWQPHDMSEEQILEAQNIAKKITDALGGYGVFGVELFLSSHGVYFSEVSPRPHDTGMVTMVTQDLSEFALHVRAILGYPIPDVQLLKPGASHTIKATKESMTYQISGVAESLFVPQTQVRVFGKPETKVGRRMAVVLSNGESVNEARERAELAASKMMVTYED; from the coding sequence GTGTTTGGTACCCAGACGAAAAAGGTAATGTTACTTGGATCAGGTGAACTTGGAAAAGAGACAATCATTGAGGCTCAGCGTCTTGGGCTGGAGACGATTGCGGTTGACCGTTATGAAAATGCTCCGGCGATGCAGGTGGCCCATCGTTCTTATGTTGTGGACATGCTTGATGGAGAAGCACTTCGTAGAGTGATAGAAAAAGAGAAACCAGATTTGGTGGTTCCCGAAATCGAGGCGATTGCTACCGAAACATTGGTGGACCTTGAAAACGAAGGTTTCCGTATCGTACCGACCGCTAAAGCTGTGAACCTGACCATGGATAGGGAAGGAATTCGCCGATTGGCAAGCGAAGAACTAGGGATTCCAACAGCGAAGTACGCTTTTGCGGACACACTTTACGAACTACGGAATGCTGTACTGAAAATCGGCACACCTTGCGTCATCAAACCCATCATGAGTTCTTCTGGAAAAGGGCAAACGGTTTGCCGTTCAATAGAGGATATAGAATGTTCATGGAATGAGGCTATGGCAGGTGGAAGAGGTAAAAAATCCCGAATGATCGTGGAGGAATTTATCCATTTTGATTCTGAAGTCACTCTTTTAACCGTCCGCTCCGCTTCCGGAACAACTTTTTGTGCTCCTATTGGGCATTTGCAAAAAGATGGTGACTATATTGAATCCTGGCAGCCGCACGATATGTCGGAGGAACAAATTTTAGAGGCGCAGAATATTGCCAAAAAAATCACCGATGCACTTGGTGGATACGGAGTTTTTGGAGTGGAATTATTCCTTTCTTCACATGGTGTCTATTTTAGTGAAGTGTCACCACGACCACATGATACGGGGATGGTTACCATGGTTACCCAAGATTTATCCGAATTTGCCTTACATGTAAGGGCCATTTTAGGCTATCCGATTCCGGATGTTCAGCTATTGAAACCAGGTGCAAGTCATACGATTAAGGCTACAAAAGAAAGTATGACCTACCAAATATCTGGTGTAGCTGAAAGTTTATTCGTCCCTCAAACACAGGTTAGAGTATTTGGAAAACCAGAAACAAAAGTGGGACGACGAATGGCGGTAGTGTTAAGTAACGGGGAATCTGTAAATGAGGCTAGAGAACGAGCGGAATTAGCAGCTTCTAAAATGATGGTAACGTATGAGGATTAA